The nucleotide sequence CGTCATTAGTTAAAGCGCAGTATCTCCGGCTTCACCTGTGCGGATCCGGATAATATCTTCGATTGGTAATACGAAGATTTTTCCATCGCCGATTTGACCGGTGCGTGCTGATTCCAGAATAGTATCAACAACAGCTTTGACCTGATCATCGGGGACGATGACTTCCATTTTAGCCTTCGGTAGAAAATCCACGGTGTATTCTGCACCACGGTATTGTTCTTTGTGGCCTTTCTGGCGACCAAAACCACGTACTTCAGACACGGTCATGCCCTGTACACCAATTTCTGTCAGAGCATCTTTAACTTCTTCCAGTTTGAAATGTCTGATGACAGCTTCTACTTTTTTCATCGGAATCATACTCCCAGAAAAATGTCCGGTTTTCTTCCAGCGCTTTC is from Gimesia maris and encodes:
- a CDS encoding P-II family nitrogen regulator; this encodes MKKVEAVIRHFKLEEVKDALTEIGVQGMTVSEVRGFGRQKGHKEQYRGAEYTVDFLPKAKMEVIVPDDQVKAVVDTILESARTGQIGDGKIFVLPIEDIIRIRTGEAGDTAL